A window from Micromonospora profundi encodes these proteins:
- a CDS encoding carbon-nitrogen hydrolase family protein, whose protein sequence is MRVAVCQLNARDDRKANLAAAEVLLERAAAGGADLAILPEYVDYLGPAAGMPEPEPVDGEVGSFFAGVARRLGIWVVAGSFHEVGPDPAHTFNTSLVFDRTGSLAASYRKIHLYDVEIPGRVSYLESASVAPGVQPVVVDVEGLRVGLSICYDLRFPELYRQLTSEGGAHLLVVPAAFMLHTGRDHWEVLLRARAIENQCYVAAAGQTGDHDPGRTCFGRSMMIDPWGTVLTQLPDGSGVAFADLDLDRLATIRAELPSLANRRL, encoded by the coding sequence ATGCGCGTCGCAGTCTGCCAGCTGAACGCCCGGGACGACCGCAAGGCAAACCTGGCCGCCGCCGAGGTTCTGCTGGAACGCGCCGCCGCCGGCGGCGCGGACCTGGCCATCCTCCCGGAGTACGTCGACTATCTCGGCCCCGCCGCGGGGATGCCCGAGCCGGAGCCGGTCGACGGCGAGGTGGGCAGCTTCTTCGCCGGGGTCGCGCGGCGGCTCGGCATCTGGGTGGTGGCCGGCTCGTTCCACGAGGTCGGCCCGGATCCGGCGCACACCTTCAACACCTCGCTGGTCTTCGACCGGACGGGCAGCCTGGCCGCGAGCTACCGAAAGATCCATCTGTACGACGTGGAGATCCCCGGCCGGGTGTCCTATCTGGAATCCGCGAGTGTCGCGCCCGGGGTCCAACCCGTCGTGGTGGACGTCGAAGGGCTCCGGGTCGGGCTGTCGATCTGCTACGACCTGCGCTTTCCCGAGCTCTACCGGCAGCTCACCAGCGAGGGCGGCGCCCATCTGCTCGTGGTCCCGGCGGCGTTCATGCTGCACACCGGCCGCGACCACTGGGAGGTGCTGCTGCGGGCGCGGGCGATCGAAAACCAGTGCTACGTGGCGGCGGCCGGTCAGACCGGCGACCACGACCCCGGCCGCACCTGCTTCGGACGCAGCATGATGATCGACCCGTGGGGGACGGTCCTCACCCAGCTGCCGGACGGGTCCGGAGTCGCCTTCGCCGACCTCGATCTCGACAGGCTCGCCACGATCCGCGCCGAACTGCCCAGCCTGGCCAACCGCCGACTCTGA